Proteins co-encoded in one Lysobacter solisilvae genomic window:
- a CDS encoding phospholipase D family protein — MRIRRVLAWVLAGLLVLFLSGWVLADHLTPPATGAPSHALPVQAAQTLLDREVGALLAQHPGRSGAILVPDGLDAFAARAISARRAGRSLDLQYYIWHDDIAGRMLAREAWLAAERGVRVRMLLDDMNAEGLDPGLLTLDAHPNVEIRLYNPFRNRGGVGRVLELVQRLVSVNHRMHNKAWIADNRMAVVGGRNIGVEYFAAGEETNFRDLDMVLMGPAVAQASGVFDAYWNSAAAVPIVALSEKAAADMAAMVATVAAEAESPAARMYLERVDASEQVRAYTQQRLRPHWSTGIQVVADPPLKWKDDDRRGWMVERLVKLLGTTRHKALLISPYFVPGDFGTQGLGKLAARGAHVGVITNSLAANDVPAVHSAYAGYRPALLAAGVRLYEIRAVGRPETAGVFGSSGASLHTKAFVVDDTRGFVGSFNLDPRSADLNTEMGVVFDDPAIGAALREEYRRLSGPALSYWVYERPGGGIGWLDRAAAPPVLVRREPDTGKMQRAVARVVGWLPIESQL; from the coding sequence ATGCGGATACGACGGGTGCTGGCGTGGGTACTGGCGGGCCTGCTGGTGCTGTTCCTCAGCGGCTGGGTGCTGGCCGACCACCTCACGCCGCCGGCCACCGGTGCGCCCAGCCATGCGCTGCCGGTGCAGGCGGCGCAGACGCTGCTCGATCGCGAGGTCGGTGCCTTGCTCGCGCAGCATCCGGGCAGGAGCGGCGCGATCCTGGTGCCCGACGGGCTGGATGCGTTCGCGGCGCGGGCGATCTCGGCGCGGCGGGCCGGGCGCAGCCTGGACCTGCAGTACTACATCTGGCACGACGACATCGCCGGGCGGATGCTGGCGCGCGAGGCCTGGCTGGCCGCCGAGCGCGGCGTGCGCGTGCGCATGCTGCTGGACGACATGAATGCCGAGGGCCTGGACCCGGGCCTGCTGACGCTGGACGCGCATCCCAACGTGGAGATCCGGCTCTACAACCCCTTCCGCAACCGCGGCGGCGTGGGCCGCGTGCTGGAGCTGGTGCAGCGGCTGGTCAGCGTGAACCACCGCATGCACAACAAGGCGTGGATCGCCGACAACCGCATGGCGGTGGTGGGCGGGCGCAACATCGGCGTGGAGTATTTCGCCGCGGGCGAGGAGACCAACTTCCGCGACCTGGACATGGTGCTGATGGGGCCGGCGGTGGCGCAGGCCAGCGGGGTGTTCGACGCGTACTGGAACAGCGCGGCGGCCGTGCCAATCGTGGCGCTGAGCGAGAAGGCCGCGGCCGACATGGCCGCCATGGTGGCGACCGTCGCGGCCGAGGCCGAGAGCCCGGCGGCGCGGATGTACCTGGAGCGCGTGGATGCCTCCGAGCAGGTGCGCGCCTACACGCAGCAGCGGCTGCGGCCGCACTGGAGCACGGGCATCCAGGTGGTGGCGGACCCGCCGCTGAAGTGGAAGGACGACGATCGCCGGGGCTGGATGGTCGAGCGGCTGGTGAAGCTGCTGGGCACCACCCGGCACAAGGCGCTGCTGATCTCGCCCTACTTCGTGCCCGGCGACTTCGGCACCCAGGGGCTGGGCAAGCTGGCCGCGCGCGGCGCGCACGTGGGCGTGATCACCAATTCGCTGGCGGCCAACGACGTGCCGGCGGTGCACAGCGCGTATGCGGGCTACCGGCCGGCGCTGCTGGCGGCGGGCGTGCGGCTGTACGAGATCCGCGCGGTCGGCCGCCCGGAGACGGCGGGCGTGTTCGGCAGCAGCGGCGCGAGCCTGCATACCAAGGCGTTCGTGGTGGACGACACGCGCGGGTTCGTGGGTTCGTTCAACCTGGATCCGCGGTCGGCCGACCTCAATACCGAGATGGGCGTGGTGTTCGACGACCCGGCCATCGGCGCGGCGCTGCGCGAGGAATACCGACGGCTGTCGGGGCCGGCGCTGAGTTACTGGGTGTACGAGCGGCCGGGCGGCGGCATCGGCTGGCTGGATCGCGCCGCCGCGCCGCCGGTGCTGGTGCGGCGCGAGCCGGATACGGGAAAGATGCAGCGCGCGGTGGCAAGGGTGGTGGGGTGGTTGCCGATTGAGTCGCAGCTTTAG
- a CDS encoding Glu/Leu/Phe/Val dehydrogenase, with protein MIFETLDTYGHEQVVFCHNKDAGLKAIIAIHNTVLGPALGGTRMWPYKTEADALNDVLRLSRGMTYKNAVAGLNIGGGKAVIIGDPATDKSEALFRAFGQFVESLGGRYITAEDVGIDVNDMEYVYRETEYVTGVHQVHGGSGDPSPFTAYGTLQGLMATLNKRFGDEEVGKYSYSVQGLGHVGMEFVKLLKERGAKIFATDINKGLVDKAVSEYGVEAVGLDEIYDVPADVYSPCALGGTVNEQTLPRLKAKIICGAANNQLANNAIGDEVQKRGILYAPDYAVNAGGVMNVSLEIDGYNRERAMRMMRTIYHNLARIFEIAERDGIPTYRAADRLAEERISAIGKLKLPLGRAQPRFQGRIRGH; from the coding sequence ATGATTTTCGAAACCCTCGACACCTACGGCCATGAGCAGGTCGTGTTCTGCCACAACAAGGATGCGGGCCTGAAGGCCATCATCGCCATCCACAACACCGTGCTGGGCCCGGCCCTGGGCGGTACGCGCATGTGGCCGTACAAGACCGAGGCCGACGCGCTCAATGACGTGCTGCGCCTGTCGCGCGGCATGACCTACAAGAACGCGGTGGCGGGCCTGAACATCGGCGGCGGCAAGGCGGTGATCATCGGCGACCCGGCCACCGACAAGTCCGAGGCGCTGTTCCGCGCCTTCGGCCAGTTCGTGGAGTCGCTGGGCGGCCGTTACATCACGGCCGAGGACGTCGGCATCGACGTCAACGACATGGAATATGTCTACCGTGAAACCGAATACGTGACCGGCGTGCACCAGGTGCACGGCGGTTCGGGCGATCCCTCGCCGTTCACCGCCTACGGCACGCTGCAGGGCCTGATGGCCACGCTCAACAAGCGTTTCGGCGATGAGGAAGTGGGCAAGTATTCCTACTCCGTGCAGGGCCTGGGCCACGTGGGCATGGAGTTCGTGAAGCTGCTGAAGGAACGCGGCGCCAAGATCTTCGCGACCGACATCAACAAGGGCCTGGTCGACAAGGCCGTGTCCGAGTACGGCGTGGAAGCCGTGGGCCTGGACGAGATCTACGACGTGCCGGCCGACGTGTACTCGCCCTGCGCGCTGGGCGGCACCGTCAACGAGCAGACCCTGCCCCGCCTGAAGGCCAAGATCATCTGCGGCGCGGCCAACAACCAGCTGGCCAACAACGCCATCGGCGACGAAGTGCAGAAGCGCGGCATCCTGTACGCCCCGGATTACGCGGTGAACGCGGGCGGCGTGATGAACGTGTCGCTGGAGATCGACGGCTACAACCGCGAACGCGCCATGCGCATGATGCGGACGATCTACCACAACCTCGCGCGCATCTTCGAGATTGCCGAGCGTGACGGCATCCCGACCTACCGCGCCGCCGACCGCCTGGCCGAGGAGCGCATCAGCGCCATCGGCAAGCTGAAGCTGCCGCTGGGCCGGGCGCAGCCG